Proteins encoded by one window of Lutibacter sp. A64:
- a CDS encoding glycerophosphodiester phosphodiesterase family protein, which yields MVVNHDNDYMGLDIESSTYQELIAYKLSNGEQLPTLKNYLKVGLKQNKTKLILEIKSAPSGVERTLQLTRMAVELVHNLNGQSMVEYICFNYDAGQLINKLDPNAKIAYLNGDKSPEEVLKAGYTGINYNYKVYQKNSTWIKKAQDLGLTTNSWTVNKEEDMEQLLKQKINYITTNEPELLFRVLNN from the coding sequence ATGGTAGTTAACCATGATAATGATTATATGGGTCTTGACATTGAAAGTTCTACCTACCAAGAACTAATAGCTTATAAACTTTCTAACGGTGAACAGTTACCAACATTAAAAAATTATTTAAAAGTTGGTCTTAAACAAAATAAGACAAAACTAATTTTAGAAATAAAATCTGCCCCTTCAGGAGTAGAAAGAACATTACAATTAACTAGAATGGCTGTGGAATTAGTTCATAATTTAAATGGCCAATCTATGGTTGAATATATATGTTTTAATTACGATGCTGGGCAGTTAATTAATAAATTAGACCCAAATGCCAAAATAGCTTATCTAAACGGCGATAAAAGTCCTGAAGAAGTTTTAAAAGCTGGTTATACTGGTATAAATTACAATTACAAAGTATATCAAAAAAATTCAACTTGGATTAAAAAAGCTCAAGATTTAGGACTAACTACCAATTCTTGGACCGTTAATAAAGAAGAAGATATGGAGCAGTTATTAAAACAAAAGATAAATTACATTACGACAAACGAACCTGAATTACTTTTTCGAGTATTGAACAATTAA
- a CDS encoding OmpA family protein, whose product MKNIIIVIFISISTIGFSQEKYKLADTFFEKMQYLEAAKEYEAAINNGDNSKDVLKKIGDAYYFNTSMKSANKWYGKLITLYEEDLEAEYFFRYSKSFQGMEKYSAAKKWMKVFVAKSKKDVLNSNLNTDTTSKHILDQEPQFILSNLSINTVFSDFAPMYYNNKLVYASEIDSSYSQTSNYKINKPLYFNLYLGDINYENKDVIMEGDFSKVLNSKYHEATLSFSSDFKKVYYTRNNYVGNGANDGKINRLKLYSATLVEGADGKKDWENIKELPFNSKEYSVGHPALSADGTKLYFVSDMPGTIGETDIFVVDILKDDVYSQPKNLGTKINTSGKEMFPFLTENKLYFASDGHIGLGGLDVFESNYSTNTVFETAINLGAPLNSVLDDFGYIVNEETNTGFVCSNRNSGKGDDDIYSFERIEIGVCKQFVEGYISNNLTGEKISNANVSLFSSEGDKLEEIQTDINGNYSFQKEISCNTEFILKVHKNGFDLKEKSFLTTDKSEKISIPIGIDKLNELIVEENGLLKIKVGTIYFDLDKWDIRKDAAFEFDKVVFLLKQYPNMIINIESHTDSRGRDAYNLLLSDKRAKATRDYIISKGIAPNRIIKAKGYGETRLINKCKNRVPCSEMLHQLNRRSEFIILKM is encoded by the coding sequence ATGAAAAATATAATAATTGTAATTTTTATAAGTATATCAACTATAGGTTTTTCACAAGAAAAATATAAACTTGCTGATACTTTTTTTGAAAAAATGCAATATTTAGAAGCTGCCAAAGAATATGAAGCTGCAATAAATAATGGAGATAATTCAAAAGATGTTTTGAAAAAAATAGGAGACGCATATTATTTTAATACAAGTATGAAAAGCGCTAATAAATGGTATGGTAAATTAATTACACTGTATGAAGAAGATTTAGAAGCTGAATATTTTTTTAGATATTCAAAATCATTTCAAGGTATGGAAAAATATAGTGCAGCAAAAAAATGGATGAAAGTTTTTGTAGCGAAAAGTAAAAAAGATGTATTAAATAGCAATTTAAACACAGATACTACTTCAAAACACATTTTAGATCAAGAACCACAATTTATATTAAGTAATTTATCTATAAATACCGTTTTTTCAGATTTTGCGCCTATGTACTATAATAATAAATTGGTATATGCTTCTGAAATTGATTCATCATATAGTCAAACCAGTAATTATAAAATTAATAAACCTCTTTATTTCAATCTATATTTGGGTGATATAAATTATGAAAATAAAGATGTAATCATGGAAGGAGATTTTTCAAAAGTTTTGAATTCTAAATACCATGAAGCAACATTGTCTTTTTCTTCAGATTTTAAAAAAGTGTATTATACACGTAATAATTATGTTGGAAATGGAGCAAATGATGGAAAAATAAATAGACTAAAACTTTATAGTGCTACTTTAGTTGAAGGAGCTGATGGGAAAAAAGATTGGGAAAATATAAAAGAGTTACCATTTAATAGTAAAGAGTATTCTGTTGGGCATCCTGCATTAAGTGCAGATGGAACTAAATTGTATTTTGTTTCAGACATGCCTGGTACCATAGGTGAAACCGATATTTTTGTTGTTGATATTTTAAAGGATGATGTATATTCTCAACCTAAAAATTTAGGAACTAAAATTAATACTTCTGGTAAAGAAATGTTCCCTTTTTTAACTGAAAATAAACTGTATTTTGCTTCAGATGGACATATTGGATTGGGGGGGTTAGATGTTTTTGAAAGTAACTATAGCACTAACACTGTTTTTGAAACTGCAATTAATTTAGGTGCGCCTCTAAATAGTGTTTTAGATGATTTTGGTTATATTGTAAATGAAGAAACAAATACCGGTTTTGTATGCTCTAATAGAAACTCAGGAAAAGGAGATGATGATATCTACTCTTTTGAGAGAATTGAAATAGGTGTTTGTAAACAATTTGTAGAAGGATATATCTCAAACAATTTAACAGGAGAAAAAATTTCTAATGCAAACGTAAGTTTATTTTCAAGTGAAGGTGATAAGTTAGAGGAAATTCAAACAGATATTAATGGGAATTATTCTTTTCAAAAAGAAATATCTTGTAATACTGAATTTATACTAAAAGTTCATAAAAATGGATTTGATTTAAAAGAGAAATCATTTTTAACAACAGATAAATCTGAAAAAATTAGCATACCTATTGGAATAGATAAATTAAATGAACTAATTGTAGAAGAAAATGGTTTGTTAAAAATAAAAGTAGGTACTATTTACTTTGACCTTGATAAGTGGGATATTAGAAAGGATGCAGCTTTTGAATTTGATAAAGTTGTATTCTTGTTAAAGCAATACCCAAATATGATAATAAATATAGAATCGCATACCGATTCTAGAGGGAGAGATGCCTATAATTTACTTTTATCTGACAAGAGAGCAAAAGCAACTAGAGATTATATTATTTCAAAAGGTATTGCCCCTAATAGAATAATTAAAGCCAAAGGATATGGTGAAACTAGATTAATTAATAAATGCAAAAATAGAGTTCCTTGCTCAGAAATGTTACATCAACTAAATAGAAGATCTGAATTTATAATTTTAAAAATGTAA
- a CDS encoding PorP/SprF family type IX secretion system membrane protein, with product MKNKILAFGLILLVGYSYAQQDAQYTQYMYNTISVNPAYAGSNVGTSLFLLNRSQWVGLDGAPVTTNVSIHAPMNRSNVGLGLSIINDKIGPSDESTVAIDFSYTLLISDTYKLAFGLKASGNLLNIDFNKLNQYDQNDYSFETNVDNKFSPNVGVGLYLYSDKSYIGLSAPYLLETKHFDKYADVGTNSFIAQERLHYYLIAGHVFDFSTDVKFKPSVLLKTVEGAPLQVDISGNFLINEKFTAGVAYRWDVAVSALVGFQVSDSFFIGYGYDLETTRLANYNSGSHEIFLKYNFFNRFGKVVSPRFF from the coding sequence ATGAAAAATAAAATTTTAGCATTTGGATTGATTCTTTTAGTTGGTTATAGCTATGCCCAACAAGATGCTCAATATACACAATATATGTACAATACCATAAGTGTTAATCCTGCTTATGCTGGTTCTAATGTAGGAACAAGTCTTTTTTTGTTAAACCGTTCACAATGGGTTGGTTTAGACGGTGCTCCGGTGACTACAAATGTTTCAATTCATGCACCAATGAACAGAAGTAATGTTGGTTTAGGTTTATCTATTATTAATGATAAAATTGGACCTTCAGATGAAAGTACTGTTGCTATAGATTTCTCTTATACATTATTAATTTCTGATACTTATAAATTGGCATTTGGTTTAAAAGCTAGTGGAAACTTATTAAATATCGATTTTAATAAATTAAATCAATACGATCAAAACGACTATAGTTTTGAAACCAATGTAGATAATAAATTTTCTCCAAATGTTGGTGTAGGTCTGTATTTGTATTCAGACAAATCTTATATTGGGTTGTCAGCACCTTATTTGTTAGAAACGAAACATTTTGATAAATATGCAGATGTAGGCACAAATAGTTTTATTGCCCAAGAACGACTTCATTATTATTTAATTGCTGGTCATGTTTTTGATTTTAGTACTGATGTAAAATTTAAACCTTCTGTCTTGCTGAAAACAGTTGAAGGTGCTCCACTACAAGTTGATATTTCAGGGAATTTTTTAATCAATGAAAAATTTACAGCTGGGGTTGCCTACAGATGGGATGTTGCCGTAAGTGCTTTAGTTGGGTTTCAAGTTAGTGACTCATTTTTTATTGGATATGGCTATGATTTAGAGACCACAAGATTGGCTAACTATAACTCTGGATCTCATGAAATATTTTTAAAGTATAATTTCTTTAATAGGTTTGGAAAAGTAGTATCACCTAGATTTTTCTAA